One segment of Streptomyces sp. NBC_01463 DNA contains the following:
- a CDS encoding serine/threonine-protein phosphatase: protein MNARTEIERAVRAAPPHALAETVRDALAAAYGARSVQLLLADYGMTVLKPVGTAPEHERALSMHNSPQGRAFGSQRHHEEPVGHGGEADHHFPVTVRGERLGILSVRLPADAVTPQTMDELAHVADLLGHEIVVAERDTDHYRRARRITRLTLAAEMQWQLLPARAFIAAEYAIGAQLEPAYGIHGDNFDWAADGDHLTVSVTNGLGEGIQASLLTNLAVNALRNARRAGIGIADQAALADQALYEQHRGSAHVSTLLLRFDLATGRIGAVDAGSPQLWRLRGRTVSRVELDAQLPLGMFEESQYVAQKLQALPGDRLLLVSDGVYDTVSPQGEAYAERGLARVILATRLLPAASVPGAVLRELADYREADTLDDALVVCIDWFGRQGSDG from the coding sequence GTGAACGCCCGTACCGAAATCGAACGAGCCGTACGCGCAGCCCCGCCGCACGCCTTGGCGGAGACGGTGCGCGACGCACTCGCCGCCGCGTACGGCGCCCGGTCCGTGCAGCTGCTGCTGGCGGACTACGGGATGACCGTGCTCAAGCCGGTCGGCACCGCACCGGAGCACGAACGGGCCCTGTCGATGCACAACAGCCCGCAGGGCCGGGCCTTCGGCAGCCAGCGCCACCACGAGGAGCCCGTCGGCCACGGCGGCGAGGCCGACCACCACTTTCCCGTGACGGTACGGGGCGAGCGCCTCGGAATCCTCAGCGTCCGCCTCCCGGCCGACGCGGTCACCCCGCAGACCATGGACGAACTGGCCCACGTGGCGGATCTTCTGGGTCACGAGATCGTCGTGGCCGAACGGGACACCGACCACTACCGGCGGGCCCGCCGCATCACCCGGCTCACGCTCGCCGCCGAGATGCAGTGGCAGCTGCTCCCCGCCCGGGCCTTCATCGCGGCCGAGTACGCCATCGGGGCGCAGCTGGAGCCGGCCTACGGCATCCACGGGGACAACTTCGACTGGGCCGCGGACGGCGACCACCTGACCGTCTCGGTGACCAACGGCCTGGGCGAGGGCATCCAGGCCTCCCTGCTCACCAACCTCGCCGTGAACGCGCTGCGCAACGCCAGAAGGGCCGGGATCGGCATCGCGGACCAGGCCGCCCTCGCCGACCAGGCGCTCTACGAGCAGCACCGCGGCAGCGCCCATGTGTCGACCCTGCTGCTCCGCTTCGACCTCGCCACCGGCAGGATCGGCGCGGTGGACGCGGGCTCCCCGCAGCTGTGGCGGCTGCGCGGCCGGACGGTCTCCCGGGTGGAGCTGGACGCCCAGCTGCCGCTCGGCATGTTCGAGGAGTCGCAGTACGTGGCGCAGAAGCTCCAGGCACTCCCCGGCGACCGGCTGCTGCTCGTCAGCGACGGGGTGTACGACACCGTGTCGCCTCAGGGCGAGGCGTACGCGGAACGCGGCCTGGCCCGGGTGATCCTCGCGACACGGCTGCTGCCCGCGGCGTCGGTACCGGGAGCCGTCCTGCGCGAACTCGCGGACTACCGCGAGGCGGACACGCTCGATGACGCGCTGGTCGTCTGCATCGACTGGTTCGGCAGACAGGGGAGCGACGGCTGA
- a CDS encoding MarR family transcriptional regulator: protein MPHRTGLPHRLERVSEDVCAAAELLEVLWGRGQEAAPPGTVSPSQLRALLVIERQEGSNLRSLGEALGSRAPSVSRLCDRMEAMGLVQRDPSPTSRREVELWLTVRGRALLEECRAIRTRELSAVLERMQPAEVAALADGLAAFRSAASQRLTSGRSPADRLREDIADSA from the coding sequence ATGCCCCACCGCACCGGCCTTCCTCACCGTCTCGAACGGGTTTCGGAGGACGTCTGCGCCGCCGCCGAACTGCTGGAGGTGCTGTGGGGGCGGGGCCAGGAGGCCGCACCGCCCGGCACGGTCTCGCCGTCGCAGCTGCGGGCCCTGCTCGTGATCGAGCGGCAGGAGGGCAGCAACCTCCGCTCGCTCGGCGAGGCGCTCGGTTCGCGTGCGCCGTCGGTGAGCAGGCTCTGCGACCGGATGGAGGCCATGGGCCTCGTCCAGCGGGACCCGAGCCCGACGAGCCGCCGTGAGGTCGAGCTCTGGCTGACCGTACGGGGCCGCGCCCTGCTCGAGGAGTGCCGGGCGATCCGCACGCGTGAGCTCTCCGCCGTGCTGGAGCGGATGCAGCCGGCCGAGGTCGCGGCGCTCGCCGACGGGCTCGCCGCGTTCCGCTCGGCAGCCTCTCAGCGGCTCACCTCCGGCCGGAGCCCGGCCGACCGGCTCCGCGAGGACATCGCCGACAGCGCCTAG
- a CDS encoding STAS domain-containing protein has product MRIVPRQDHGALVLGVTGDLDIDNVGPLGAALESAASDGDTPVVVDLSDVSFADSTTVNVLLQGQTLLGPRLRLAAPSPFMERLIGVLGLDSALPVFPTVAEAIDPPLPA; this is encoded by the coding sequence ATGAGAATCGTCCCACGCCAGGACCACGGAGCGCTGGTCCTCGGCGTGACAGGTGACCTCGACATCGACAACGTCGGTCCGCTCGGCGCCGCGCTGGAGAGCGCGGCGTCGGACGGCGACACGCCGGTCGTCGTCGACCTCTCCGACGTGAGTTTCGCGGACTCGACGACGGTGAACGTGCTGCTTCAGGGCCAGACCCTGCTGGGTCCCCGGCTGCGGCTCGCCGCGCCGTCCCCGTTCATGGAGCGGCTCATCGGGGTGCTGGGCCTCGACAGCGCCCTGCCGGTCTTCCCGACCGTCGCCGAGGCGATCGACCCGCCACTGCCCGCCTGA
- a CDS encoding GH92 family glycosyl hydrolase, with protein sequence MHRIPRPRLRGPAAALAAVALLGGVLTTGATAQAAPRADGRLTDLVNPFIGTQNEGNTYPGASVPFGMVQLSPDTGHNTGYDYGENHIRGFSSVHLSGVGCGLGGDLPTLPTTGDVTETDYAKYAAEFSHDDEKASPGYYRVGLKTGIDAELTATQRTGVQRYTFPATDKANVLLNAGQSLHKTLSSEVEILDNRTVRTAIKGSGFCQDTKAYTVYTVTHFDRSFTTSGTWNGDTVTEGSKKSSATDARNGAWLRFDTSKDRTVEATTALSYVDAKGAALNLRAEGGRSFDHVERAAQRSWEDRLEGVKAQGGSDELRRTFYSSLYRSFLAPNVGSDVDGRYTGWDQKTHRAVDAHGAFTYYQNWSLWDTYRTQAQLLSLLAPRESRDMAISVLRIDAESGWLPKWGYGTVETNIMTGDPVTPFLTNAYQQGLLKGYEEEAYRALKKNADGVPATDSAPVGREANVEYLKDGYAPYIKDRPHAKPGDSDYDHGASATLEYALSDGMLAEMARDLGHKADAARYDARAQNYRKIFDPSTGFFRARDASGAFTGPADPAESEGFHEGTSWQYQWMVPQDIPGMVDLIGGKDAANQRLDSFFAYDQLLADPAKTAREVWVNGPYAYYNADKYNPQNEPDLIAPYTYLSTGQPWKTTDVVHAALTLFTNGPTGMTGNDDLGTMSAWMVLSSIGVFPVQPGTDTWGLSTPAFERVDIKLDRRYYPRGSLTVSAPGASDTDRYIQSARLDGAPQSRTYLTTDDIRSARSLSFTVGGEPSAWGTSPEDAPPALG encoded by the coding sequence ATGCACCGGATCCCACGGCCGCGCCTGCGCGGCCCGGCGGCCGCACTCGCCGCCGTCGCGCTCCTGGGCGGTGTCCTCACCACCGGGGCCACGGCCCAGGCCGCGCCCCGGGCCGACGGCCGGCTGACCGACCTGGTCAATCCGTTCATCGGCACCCAGAACGAGGGCAACACCTACCCCGGCGCATCCGTGCCCTTCGGCATGGTGCAGCTCTCCCCGGACACCGGCCACAACACCGGGTACGACTACGGCGAGAACCACATCCGCGGCTTCTCCTCGGTCCACCTCTCCGGCGTCGGCTGCGGCCTGGGCGGCGACCTGCCGACCCTGCCCACCACCGGTGACGTCACCGAGACCGACTACGCGAAGTACGCTGCCGAGTTCAGCCACGACGACGAGAAGGCGAGCCCCGGCTACTACAGGGTCGGGCTCAAGACCGGCATCGACGCCGAACTGACCGCGACGCAGCGCACCGGCGTGCAGCGCTACACCTTCCCGGCCACCGACAAGGCCAACGTCCTGCTCAACGCGGGCCAGTCGCTGCACAAGACGCTCTCCTCCGAGGTCGAGATCCTCGACAACCGGACCGTGCGGACCGCGATCAAGGGCAGCGGCTTCTGCCAGGACACCAAGGCGTACACGGTCTACACCGTCACCCACTTCGACCGGTCGTTCACCACGTCCGGCACCTGGAACGGCGACACCGTCACCGAGGGCTCGAAGAAGTCCTCGGCCACCGACGCCCGCAACGGCGCCTGGCTGCGCTTCGACACCAGCAAGGACCGCACCGTCGAGGCGACCACCGCCCTGAGCTACGTCGACGCCAAGGGCGCCGCGCTCAACCTCCGCGCCGAGGGCGGCCGCAGCTTCGACCACGTCGAACGCGCCGCGCAGCGCAGCTGGGAGGACCGTCTCGAAGGCGTGAAGGCCCAGGGCGGCAGCGACGAACTCCGCCGCACCTTCTACTCCTCCCTCTACCGGTCATTCCTCGCACCCAACGTCGGCAGCGACGTGGACGGCCGCTACACCGGCTGGGACCAGAAGACCCACCGCGCTGTCGATGCGCACGGGGCCTTCACGTACTACCAGAACTGGTCCCTCTGGGACACCTACCGCACCCAGGCCCAGCTGCTCTCGCTGCTCGCCCCGCGCGAGTCCCGCGACATGGCGATATCCGTCCTGCGGATCGACGCCGAGAGCGGCTGGCTGCCCAAGTGGGGCTACGGCACGGTCGAGACGAACATCATGACCGGTGACCCGGTCACCCCCTTCCTCACCAACGCCTACCAGCAGGGCCTGCTGAAGGGGTACGAGGAGGAGGCGTACCGCGCCCTGAAGAAGAACGCCGACGGGGTGCCGGCCACGGACTCCGCGCCGGTGGGCCGCGAGGCCAACGTCGAGTACCTGAAGGACGGCTACGCCCCGTACATCAAGGACCGTCCGCACGCCAAGCCCGGCGACTCGGACTACGACCACGGCGCCTCCGCCACGCTGGAGTACGCCCTGTCCGACGGCATGCTCGCCGAGATGGCCCGCGACCTCGGTCACAAGGCCGACGCCGCCCGCTACGACGCGCGCGCCCAGAACTACCGGAAGATATTCGACCCCTCGACCGGCTTCTTCCGGGCCCGTGACGCCTCCGGCGCCTTCACCGGCCCGGCCGACCCGGCCGAGAGCGAGGGCTTCCATGAGGGCACGTCCTGGCAGTACCAGTGGATGGTGCCGCAGGACATCCCCGGCATGGTCGACCTGATCGGCGGCAAGGACGCGGCCAACCAGCGGCTCGACTCCTTCTTCGCGTACGACCAGCTCCTCGCCGACCCGGCGAAGACCGCGCGCGAGGTGTGGGTCAACGGCCCGTACGCGTACTACAACGCCGACAAGTACAACCCGCAGAACGAGCCCGACCTGATCGCCCCGTACACCTACCTGTCCACCGGCCAGCCGTGGAAGACCACCGACGTGGTCCACGCGGCCCTGACGCTCTTCACCAACGGACCGACCGGCATGACGGGCAACGACGACCTCGGCACCATGTCCGCCTGGATGGTGCTCTCCTCGATCGGCGTCTTCCCGGTCCAGCCGGGCACCGACACCTGGGGTCTGTCCACGCCCGCCTTCGAGCGCGTCGACATCAAGCTCGACCGCCGGTACTACCCGCGCGGGTCGCTCACGGTGAGCGCGCCCGGAGCCTCGGACACCGACCGCTACATCCAGTCGGCCCGGCTCGACGGTGCGCCGCAGTCGCGCACCTACCTCACGACGGACGACATCCGCTCGGCCCGCTCGCTCTCCTTCACGGTGGGCGGCGAGCCGTCAGCGTGGGGTACGTCGCCCGAGGATGCTCCGCCCGCACTGGGCTGA
- a CDS encoding PA14 domain-containing protein, whose amino-acid sequence MRIDKRLILFLAAVVGAAGLSAVPAASAAGTDPGDAPEVQGLKGEYYTQSAPGAFDFGELKATGFDPSIDFPTLESRLTSATGQADDASIRWTGKIVPEKTGSHTFSMTGDNGFRLWIDGKPVIDHWVDDWEKEQTSQPVELTAGKAYDFKVEYFEHEGGSNLHLKWTEPGGTKVPVPQSAFRLPDDFAYDGAIGATVLADGRTLKLDFAQKLGTLPAGLVNHLDAVIGGAEWPLGAVRADPADPRSLTVALKEPVVGNKAGDATGLADIRYDGDGALAGEDGKQVGAFWSSGPNHSTYQLTTKWADEVGPKNALPEYPRPQLTRDNWQNLNGSWEFAAAKAGERPPVGRKLGEKILVPYPVESQLSGIERHEDRMWYRRTFTVPKNWKVGSGQRLRLNFGAVDWQSEVYVNGHKVTEHKGGYDKFSADVTDALKPGRTQELIVGVYDPTDAEDGENPPMGKQRLDPSGIWYTPSSGIWQTVWMEPVAADHADSLKITPDVPGGNVSVEARGVRNGVPFTATVYDGKRKVGSATGRTGSALKVRVPDAHLWSADDPHLYQLKVTVGSDRVGSYFGMRSIAVEKVNGTQRTVLNGKPVFLMATLDQGFWPDGLHTAPTDEALAYDLKMHKAMGFNSVRKHIKVEPDRWFYWADKLGLMVWQDMPAMNTVNPSAAARAEYEHEMKEMIDEHAGHPSVVMWVTFNEGWGQYDEARIADQAKAWDPTRLVNSMSGINLGVDGGTGDIIDEHGYPSPALPEPDGRRALVSGEYGGLGLAVPGHAWAVQQSYVAVDPATYTDDYLTKLDEVHALACKGSNGAVYTQISDVEGELNGLLTYDRRVVKPDVKRVHDAQQALIRDASKAVVAGCPAA is encoded by the coding sequence GTGCGCATCGACAAGAGACTGATTCTGTTCCTGGCAGCCGTCGTGGGGGCTGCCGGCCTGTCCGCCGTACCAGCCGCATCGGCGGCCGGAACGGACCCCGGGGACGCTCCCGAGGTGCAGGGGCTGAAGGGGGAGTACTACACCCAGTCCGCCCCCGGTGCCTTCGACTTCGGGGAGCTCAAGGCCACCGGATTCGACCCCTCCATCGACTTCCCGACCCTGGAGTCGCGGCTGACGTCGGCCACCGGGCAGGCCGACGACGCCAGCATCCGGTGGACCGGGAAGATCGTGCCGGAGAAGACCGGGAGCCATACGTTCTCGATGACCGGGGACAACGGCTTCCGGCTCTGGATCGACGGAAAGCCGGTCATCGACCACTGGGTCGACGACTGGGAGAAGGAACAGACCTCCCAGCCGGTCGAGTTGACCGCCGGGAAGGCCTACGACTTCAAGGTGGAGTACTTCGAGCACGAGGGAGGCTCCAACCTCCATCTCAAGTGGACCGAACCGGGCGGCACCAAGGTGCCCGTACCGCAGTCCGCCTTCCGGCTGCCGGACGACTTCGCGTACGACGGGGCCATCGGCGCCACCGTGCTCGCCGACGGCCGCACCCTCAAGCTCGACTTCGCCCAGAAGCTGGGCACGCTTCCGGCCGGTCTGGTGAACCACCTCGACGCCGTGATCGGCGGCGCGGAGTGGCCGCTCGGGGCGGTCAGGGCCGACCCCGCCGACCCGCGCAGCCTGACCGTCGCCCTCAAGGAGCCGGTGGTCGGGAACAAGGCGGGCGACGCCACCGGGCTCGCCGACATCCGCTACGACGGGGACGGCGCCCTGGCCGGCGAGGACGGCAAGCAGGTCGGCGCCTTCTGGTCCAGCGGGCCCAACCACTCCACGTACCAGCTGACCACGAAGTGGGCCGACGAGGTGGGGCCGAAGAACGCCCTGCCCGAGTACCCGCGCCCCCAGCTCACCCGTGACAACTGGCAGAACCTCAACGGCTCCTGGGAGTTCGCCGCGGCGAAGGCGGGGGAGCGGCCCCCGGTGGGCAGGAAGCTCGGCGAGAAGATCCTCGTCCCGTACCCGGTCGAGTCCCAGCTGTCCGGGATCGAACGGCACGAGGACCGGATGTGGTACCGCCGCACCTTCACCGTCCCGAAGAACTGGAAGGTCGGCTCCGGCCAGCGGCTCCGGCTGAACTTCGGTGCCGTGGACTGGCAGTCCGAGGTGTACGTCAACGGGCACAAGGTCACCGAACACAAGGGCGGCTACGACAAGTTCAGCGCCGATGTCACCGACGCGCTGAAGCCCGGCCGGACCCAGGAGCTGATCGTCGGCGTCTACGACCCGACGGACGCCGAGGACGGCGAGAACCCGCCGATGGGCAAGCAGCGCCTGGACCCCAGCGGCATCTGGTACACCCCGTCGTCCGGCATCTGGCAGACCGTCTGGATGGAGCCGGTCGCGGCCGACCACGCCGACTCGCTGAAGATCACCCCTGATGTCCCGGGCGGGAACGTCTCCGTCGAGGCGCGCGGCGTACGGAACGGCGTCCCGTTCACGGCGACCGTGTACGACGGCAAGCGCAAGGTGGGCTCGGCCACCGGCCGGACCGGCTCGGCGCTCAAGGTCCGCGTCCCGGACGCACACCTGTGGTCGGCTGACGACCCGCACCTCTACCAGCTGAAGGTCACCGTCGGATCCGACCGGGTCGGCAGCTACTTCGGGATGCGGTCCATCGCCGTCGAGAAGGTGAACGGCACCCAGCGCACCGTCCTCAACGGCAAGCCGGTCTTCCTGATGGCCACCCTCGACCAGGGGTTCTGGCCGGACGGGCTGCACACCGCGCCCACCGACGAGGCACTCGCGTACGACCTGAAGATGCACAAGGCGATGGGCTTCAACTCGGTCCGCAAGCACATCAAGGTCGAGCCCGACCGCTGGTTCTACTGGGCGGACAAGCTGGGCCTGATGGTCTGGCAGGACATGCCCGCGATGAACACCGTCAACCCGTCGGCCGCCGCGCGCGCCGAGTACGAGCACGAGATGAAGGAGATGATCGACGAACACGCCGGCCACCCGTCCGTCGTCATGTGGGTCACCTTCAACGAGGGCTGGGGCCAGTACGACGAGGCCCGCATCGCCGACCAGGCCAAGGCCTGGGACCCGACGCGGCTGGTCAACAGCATGTCCGGCATCAACCTGGGCGTCGACGGCGGCACCGGCGACATCATCGACGAACACGGCTACCCGAGCCCCGCGCTCCCGGAGCCGGACGGCCGACGGGCCCTGGTCAGCGGCGAGTACGGCGGACTCGGGCTCGCGGTGCCCGGCCACGCCTGGGCCGTGCAGCAGTCGTACGTCGCGGTCGACCCGGCCACCTACACCGACGACTACCTCACCAAGCTCGACGAGGTGCACGCGCTGGCCTGCAAGGGCAGCAACGGCGCCGTGTACACGCAGATCTCCGACGTGGAGGGTGAGCTCAACGGTCTGCTCACCTACGACCGCAGGGTCGTCAAGCCCGATGTGAAGCGGGTCCACGACGCCCAGCAGGCGCTGATCCGCGACGCCTCGAAGGCGGTCGTGGCGGGCTGCCCCGCGGCCTGA
- a CDS encoding GAP family protein has translation MVLDLVVIGVAINLGPLHNSAFILLLSAPRGVRKGLAFILAWLGCLVLVLAAVILLTGGKPPAPRSAPSTLALALKLLLGLGMVAYAELKRRRRNRPRRTPKWLARLDSVSGWTAAGLGVILQPWGLVAAGAATVVQAHLTSLASYVALLVFCLLATCGLLAMELYATFRPARARSELAALREWMESHQDQVIVTLSLLAGFWLVAKSLYQLV, from the coding sequence ATGGTTCTGGATCTCGTCGTCATCGGGGTGGCCATCAATCTGGGTCCCCTGCACAACAGCGCGTTCATCCTGCTGCTCTCCGCGCCCCGTGGAGTGCGCAAGGGGCTGGCGTTCATCCTGGCCTGGCTCGGCTGTCTGGTCCTGGTCCTCGCCGCGGTGATCCTGCTGACCGGTGGCAAGCCGCCCGCACCCAGGAGCGCCCCCTCCACCCTCGCCCTGGCGCTCAAACTCCTGCTGGGCCTCGGCATGGTGGCGTACGCGGAGCTGAAACGGCGCCGGCGCAACCGGCCGCGCCGGACGCCCAAGTGGCTGGCGCGGCTTGACAGCGTCTCCGGGTGGACCGCCGCCGGACTGGGCGTCATCCTGCAGCCCTGGGGCCTGGTCGCGGCGGGCGCAGCCACCGTCGTCCAGGCGCACCTGACCTCCCTCGCCTCGTACGTGGCGCTGCTGGTCTTCTGTCTGCTGGCCACCTGCGGCCTGCTGGCGATGGAGCTCTACGCGACCTTCCGGCCCGCACGGGCGCGGTCGGAACTCGCCGCGCTGCGCGAGTGGATGGAGAGCCACCAGGACCAGGTGATCGTGACGTTGTCCCTGCTGGCCGGATTCTGGCTCGTCGCCAAGAGCCTCTACCAGCTCGTCTGA
- a CDS encoding (2Fe-2S)-binding protein codes for MSEDEEVSPGGFFTLRSGPVPGDGHLPLARLYAGEDAPLTARIDTVAERLGTSERRVAASVAQLGLAARLWSVALGPAAVTGGFPAVRADSLYWDPRAAAPDDLWPASVETLQGSAARIREVVQYGHLEPLGAAIRRDTPVPVRLLWGNAGSALAGAVRQLIVWARAHGRADVAARTRALAAELFDHPDLRDTGAPHGPAFRRNTCCLYYRLPGGGLCGDCVFDEAPRRLPGRSDGG; via the coding sequence ATGAGCGAGGACGAGGAGGTCTCCCCGGGCGGGTTCTTCACGTTGCGGTCGGGGCCGGTGCCGGGCGACGGGCACCTGCCGCTGGCACGGCTGTACGCGGGGGAGGACGCACCGCTCACGGCCCGCATCGACACCGTCGCCGAACGCCTCGGGACGTCCGAACGGCGCGTCGCCGCGTCCGTCGCGCAGCTGGGGCTCGCCGCGCGGCTCTGGTCCGTCGCGCTGGGACCTGCGGCCGTGACGGGCGGCTTTCCCGCCGTGCGGGCCGACAGCCTGTACTGGGACCCCCGTGCGGCCGCCCCCGACGACCTGTGGCCGGCCTCCGTCGAGACCCTTCAGGGCTCCGCCGCCCGGATCCGGGAGGTCGTGCAGTACGGCCACCTCGAACCGCTCGGCGCGGCGATCCGGCGGGACACCCCGGTCCCGGTCCGGCTGCTGTGGGGCAACGCCGGATCCGCACTGGCGGGAGCGGTGCGCCAACTGATCGTGTGGGCAAGGGCCCACGGCCGTGCGGACGTCGCCGCGCGCACCCGCGCCCTGGCCGCGGAGCTCTTCGACCACCCGGACCTGCGCGACACGGGGGCGCCGCACGGACCGGCCTTCCGGCGGAACACCTGCTGCCTCTACTACCGTCTGCCGGGCGGCGGACTGTGCGGTGACTGCGTCTTCGACGAGGCCCCGCGCAGGCTGCCCGGGCGCTCCGACGGAGGTTGA
- a CDS encoding DMT family transporter, which yields MSSLALSVLLSLVSAVAYAAGAIVQERVATASDGRSLAPLRDRVWWAAVALNGVGAVLHVVALAYGPLSLVQPLGALTIVFALPMAAVFVRRKAGATAWRGAIMATVGLAGLLALTGGSDAHGLGGPQQLMLAVVTFGAVAALILLAKAMRRPVMRSVVLAGAAGVAFGIASVYTKTVAMEWTSGSVGAGLPTLLVIAALAASGLLLSQAAYRGAGLTAPLATVTVVNPVVAAAVGITLFGEQFRHGTLGTLLALLCGAVAAGGLIMLTTERMGAEHREDRGTADDATRPQAEADPVPDATDPPAQGRTASGAGVAAQSAASSSAGDPGEGDGDFGGPAGSPDQAGTAADRVLAPADAVGGALPQPARSTTPTVVTFPERVGPMPSATAVETYPAPLPLPVRMPLERRVGQVEFGPDARPAGARKAGSSAASTASAVEAGDRPGVQTLTPPARR from the coding sequence ATGAGTTCCCTCGCGTTGTCCGTGCTGCTGTCACTGGTCTCCGCGGTCGCCTACGCGGCCGGGGCGATCGTCCAGGAGCGCGTGGCCACGGCCTCCGACGGCCGCTCACTCGCACCGCTGCGCGACCGGGTCTGGTGGGCCGCGGTCGCGCTGAACGGCGTGGGCGCCGTGCTCCACGTGGTGGCCCTGGCCTACGGTCCGCTGAGTCTCGTGCAGCCGCTGGGCGCCCTGACCATCGTCTTCGCCCTGCCGATGGCCGCTGTCTTCGTCCGCCGCAAGGCGGGAGCGACCGCCTGGCGCGGCGCGATCATGGCGACCGTGGGTCTGGCGGGGCTGCTGGCCCTGACCGGAGGTTCCGACGCGCACGGCCTGGGCGGTCCGCAGCAGCTGATGCTCGCCGTCGTGACGTTCGGTGCGGTGGCCGCGCTCATCCTGCTCGCGAAGGCCATGCGCCGGCCGGTGATGCGCAGTGTGGTCCTGGCCGGGGCGGCGGGCGTCGCCTTCGGTATCGCGTCGGTGTACACGAAGACCGTGGCCATGGAATGGACCTCGGGCTCGGTCGGCGCGGGCCTGCCGACGCTGCTGGTGATCGCGGCGCTCGCGGCGTCCGGGCTGCTGCTCTCCCAGGCCGCGTACCGGGGCGCGGGCCTGACCGCCCCGCTCGCCACGGTGACCGTGGTGAACCCGGTGGTGGCGGCCGCGGTCGGCATCACACTGTTCGGTGAGCAGTTCCGGCACGGCACCCTGGGCACGCTGCTCGCCCTGCTCTGCGGTGCCGTCGCGGCCGGTGGCCTGATCATGCTCACCACGGAGCGGATGGGGGCGGAGCACCGCGAGGACCGGGGTACGGCAGACGACGCCACGCGGCCGCAAGCGGAGGCGGACCCGGTTCCGGACGCCACCGATCCCCCGGCGCAGGGGCGCACTGCCTCGGGAGCCGGTGTGGCCGCGCAGTCGGCGGCGTCCTCGTCCGCAGGTGATCCGGGTGAGGGCGACGGGGATTTCGGCGGGCCCGCCGGCTCGCCGGACCAGGCGGGCACCGCGGCGGACCGGGTGCTCGCGCCGGCGGACGCGGTGGGCGGCGCGCTGCCGCAGCCGGCCAGGTCGACGACGCCGACCGTGGTGACCTTTCCCGAGCGCGTGGGACCGATGCCGTCGGCGACGGCCGTGGAGACGTATCCGGCGCCACTGCCGTTGCCCGTGCGGATGCCGCTGGAGCGCCGGGTGGGTCAGGTCGAGTTCGGACCGGACGCCCGGCCGGCCGGCGCGCGAAAGGCCGGGTCGTCCGCGGCGTCCACCGCTTCTGCCGTCGAGGCCGGTGACCGGCCCGGCGTTCAGACCCTGACGCCGCCCGCCCGGAGGTAG